Proteins encoded in a region of the Altererythrobacter ishigakiensis genome:
- the trxA gene encoding thioredoxin, which translates to MATKAVTDASFQADVVDSDKPVLVDFWADWCGPCKMIAPALEEISDELADQVTIAKMDIMENPDIPGKLGVQGIPYLALYKNGEIAATLTGARPKSALKQWLEGEL; encoded by the coding sequence ATGGCGACAAAAGCAGTCACCGATGCAAGTTTTCAGGCTGACGTGGTCGATTCCGACAAGCCGGTTCTGGTCGATTTCTGGGCCGACTGGTGTGGCCCGTGCAAAATGATTGCACCTGCGCTGGAAGAGATCAGCGATGAATTGGCCGATCAAGTGACCATCGCCAAGATGGACATCATGGAAAATCCGGACATCCCCGGGAAACTGGGCGTTCAGGGTATTCCGTATCTGGCACTTTACAAGAATGGTGAGATCGCTGCGACATTGACCGGCGCACGTCCAAAAAGCGCGCTTAAGCAGTGGCTTGAAGGCGAGCTGTAA
- the addA gene encoding double-strand break repair helicase AddA, which translates to MSGAIYPLQDNQLAAANPEDSVWLSASAGTGKTQVLSARVLRLLLQPHLDPSQILCLTFTKAGAAEMATRINSVLARWVRLSETQLGKELGYLGAPNDVETRDRARTLFASVLDCPGGGLRIDTIHAFSQWLLANFPNEAEMLPGMRPMEDRERALLMRETLAAMLVEAEQASDHATLEIVSEFTRTKGQDALQKWLMRCANLHQLWKGPRGWQPPMAPQVKQLLGIPSDADEAWIHEVLSADVFPDHHLQAMLPLMDGWSAKTGKETAEFIRAWLPLDLTGRVECFGQFYSTVLTTKGLPRQMNKPSQEDPSLPARQEEIAQALACFAERKSLLELSQFLAPALELGRAFYLRWDAAKAREGLLDFDDLIERAASLLKKKEAADWIRFKLDRRFDHILVDEAQDTNKSQWDIIDALIDDFFSGQGAAGDKVRTIFAVGDYKQAIFGFQGTSPENFRKAKERVKAAMHSAVQNAAEARLNSRQRALQDLDLGQSFRTSVPILEFVDRAVDAIGPENIGLTDPYHSHKGENRPGLVTLWNPVHDERENEEAAEGRGDDKGEEGWLAKHDRKMAERIAKQVKRWTDGTEPFALQKGRHRNARPGDIMVLVRSRKDLAGLIVARLHAKGVPVAGVDRLRMGDPLAVKDLMAALRFAAQPLDDLQLANLLSSPLMGWSQNELLQYIPREPKQRLWDHLRKHDAPFVQAMVAKLRELLALADFETPQSLLEWMLVGPWQSRAKLLARLGADANDPINELVNSAFAYESGHTPSLAGFIQWFDAGDGVLKRDPDDAPDLVRVMTVHGSKGLQAPIVILADATSKPGQVRDLELEEEIPGGNEADSRGVPLPGINAEQRKGRLEEAYDQAKARDLQEHWRLLYVAMTRAEEALFIGGSLGPKTQQPHEDSWYARLSPLMDVDVLDDDIWDARREYGGRAEPITTDEAEEIGVGDTLPEWLTTPIGPEPRPPRPLAPSSAGDDTGSDPPLPADMVQSAARRGVLIHSLLERLPDVNADEREKQALTWLERQAGDLSENERSEIAGQAIKVLDNADFADVFAPGSLAEVPLAATVGGQVIAGTVDRLLITETTVTVVDFKTARRPPSSLEEIPDSIVKQIAAYVAALEAIYPEHEIRAAVLYTQTPEIFVIPHKLIRLHKNAFAAEDESYPPAGVE; encoded by the coding sequence ATGAGCGGGGCGATCTATCCCCTTCAGGACAATCAGCTTGCGGCTGCTAACCCCGAAGACAGCGTATGGCTTTCCGCCTCTGCCGGAACGGGCAAGACACAGGTGCTGTCGGCGCGTGTCTTGCGCCTTTTGTTGCAGCCGCATCTCGATCCTTCACAAATCCTGTGCTTGACCTTTACCAAGGCGGGCGCGGCCGAGATGGCGACGCGCATCAATTCGGTTCTGGCGCGTTGGGTAAGGCTTTCGGAAACGCAACTTGGCAAAGAGCTGGGCTATCTTGGTGCGCCGAATGATGTGGAGACGCGCGACCGTGCGCGCACTTTGTTTGCCAGCGTTCTCGATTGCCCTGGTGGTGGGCTGCGCATTGATACGATCCATGCCTTTTCACAGTGGTTGCTCGCCAATTTCCCGAACGAGGCAGAGATGCTGCCTGGGATGCGACCGATGGAAGATCGCGAGCGCGCCTTGTTGATGCGCGAGACGCTCGCGGCGATGCTTGTCGAAGCTGAGCAGGCAAGCGATCACGCGACGCTCGAGATCGTATCGGAATTCACCCGGACGAAGGGTCAGGACGCGTTGCAGAAATGGCTGATGCGGTGTGCGAACCTGCATCAATTGTGGAAGGGGCCGCGTGGATGGCAACCACCGATGGCGCCGCAAGTGAAGCAGCTGCTTGGGATTCCGTCCGACGCCGACGAAGCGTGGATCCATGAGGTTCTTTCTGCTGATGTTTTTCCCGATCATCACTTACAGGCGATGCTTCCTTTGATGGATGGTTGGAGCGCGAAGACTGGCAAGGAAACAGCTGAGTTCATACGGGCGTGGTTGCCATTGGATTTGACGGGGCGCGTGGAATGCTTCGGACAATTCTATTCGACTGTTCTGACCACCAAAGGCTTGCCGCGCCAGATGAACAAGCCGTCGCAGGAAGACCCGTCGCTTCCGGCGCGTCAGGAAGAGATCGCGCAAGCGTTGGCTTGCTTTGCTGAACGCAAATCACTCCTCGAACTCTCTCAATTTCTCGCGCCTGCGCTTGAGCTTGGTCGCGCATTCTATCTGAGATGGGATGCGGCCAAGGCGCGCGAAGGTCTGCTAGATTTCGATGATCTGATCGAACGCGCGGCATCGCTGCTGAAGAAGAAAGAGGCAGCTGACTGGATCCGGTTCAAGCTCGACCGGCGCTTCGATCATATTCTGGTGGACGAAGCGCAGGACACCAACAAATCGCAATGGGACATCATCGATGCGCTGATCGATGATTTCTTTTCGGGGCAAGGCGCGGCCGGTGACAAGGTGCGCACCATTTTTGCGGTGGGTGACTATAAACAGGCGATTTTTGGCTTTCAGGGCACCAGTCCCGAGAACTTTCGCAAGGCCAAGGAGCGGGTCAAGGCCGCAATGCATTCGGCGGTTCAAAATGCTGCCGAAGCGCGCCTTAACTCGCGGCAAAGGGCGCTCCAGGATCTCGACTTGGGGCAATCGTTTAGAACATCTGTCCCGATCCTGGAATTTGTAGACCGAGCGGTTGATGCGATTGGGCCGGAGAACATCGGCCTGACTGATCCATACCATTCGCATAAGGGGGAGAACCGCCCTGGTCTGGTTACGCTGTGGAACCCGGTGCATGACGAGCGCGAGAATGAGGAAGCGGCCGAGGGAAGGGGTGACGACAAGGGCGAAGAGGGCTGGCTCGCCAAGCATGATCGCAAGATGGCAGAGCGCATCGCGAAACAGGTGAAGCGCTGGACCGATGGAACAGAGCCATTTGCGCTCCAGAAGGGGCGGCATCGCAACGCACGGCCGGGCGATATCATGGTGCTGGTGCGCAGTCGCAAGGATCTGGCTGGACTGATCGTTGCGCGGCTTCATGCCAAGGGGGTCCCGGTTGCGGGCGTTGACCGCTTGCGCATGGGCGATCCGCTGGCCGTCAAAGACCTGATGGCGGCCCTGCGCTTTGCCGCACAGCCGCTGGACGATCTTCAGCTTGCGAACCTTTTGTCGTCGCCGTTGATGGGATGGTCGCAGAACGAATTGCTTCAATACATTCCGCGCGAACCGAAGCAGCGCCTGTGGGATCACTTGCGCAAGCATGATGCACCGTTTGTGCAGGCAATGGTTGCGAAGCTGCGTGAACTGTTAGCATTGGCAGATTTCGAAACGCCGCAGAGCCTGCTTGAATGGATGCTGGTTGGACCGTGGCAATCGCGCGCAAAACTTCTCGCGCGTTTGGGGGCAGACGCAAATGATCCGATCAATGAACTGGTTAATTCCGCTTTCGCCTATGAAAGCGGCCATACACCCAGCCTCGCGGGCTTTATCCAGTGGTTTGACGCCGGCGATGGCGTGCTAAAACGTGATCCGGATGACGCGCCCGATCTCGTACGCGTCATGACAGTGCATGGGTCAAAGGGACTGCAGGCACCGATAGTGATTTTGGCCGATGCAACCAGCAAGCCGGGCCAGGTTCGCGACCTCGAACTTGAAGAGGAGATACCTGGAGGGAATGAGGCGGATTCGCGAGGCGTTCCGCTGCCGGGGATTAATGCAGAACAACGTAAGGGCAGGCTTGAGGAAGCTTATGACCAAGCCAAAGCTCGGGATCTGCAAGAACACTGGCGTTTGCTTTACGTTGCGATGACCCGCGCGGAAGAGGCTTTATTCATCGGCGGCTCTCTGGGGCCAAAGACTCAGCAGCCCCACGAGGACAGTTGGTACGCGCGGCTCTCTCCACTGATGGACGTTGATGTTCTGGACGATGATATCTGGGATGCCCGGCGTGAGTATGGGGGGCGGGCCGAGCCGATAACGACCGATGAAGCAGAAGAGATCGGCGTAGGTGACACATTGCCGGAATGGCTGACGACACCGATCGGTCCTGAACCCAGACCGCCGCGACCTCTCGCGCCATCCTCCGCGGGCGACGACACGGGAAGTGATCCGCCGTTACCTGCTGATATGGTTCAATCTGCAGCGCGCCGGGGTGTCCTGATCCATAGTCTGCTTGAGCGTTTGCCCGATGTGAACGCGGATGAGCGGGAGAAGCAAGCGCTGACGTGGCTTGAGCGACAGGCCGGTGATCTATCTGAAAACGAGCGGTCCGAGATCGCGGGGCAGGCAATAAAGGTTCTGGATAATGCGGACTTCGCCGATGTATTTGCACCAGGCTCTCTTGCGGAAGTTCCCTTGGCAGCAACGGTCGGCGGTCAGGTAATTGCCGGAACAGTTGACCGCCTTTTGATCACGGAAACCACAGTTACTGTCGTCGACTTCAAAACCGCAAGGCGGCCTCCGAGTTCACTTGAGGAAATTCCTGATAGCATCGTCAAACAGATTGCGGCCTATGTTGCTGCGTTGGAAGCCATCTATCCTGAACACGAAATCCGCGCCGCCGTACTTTACACGCAAACGCCGGAAATCTTCGTTATCCCTCATAAACTTATCAGGTTACACAAAAATGCCTTTGCGGCTGAAGATGAAAGCTATCCACCGGCAGGCGTTGAGTAA
- a CDS encoding inositol monophosphatase family protein — translation MLNPLDLSVLDLVRNVSERVILPRYRNLEDGEVTEKAADDLVTVVDHEAEDLLSDGLARIDASLAIVGEEASHADATVLDRLSGDCWIIDPLDGTHNFAHGKPPFGVIIAQSSGGLCHSGWIYDCLTGRFCHAHRGNGAYVNGEQIYSRPTGCDRPVAAISRIFLTEEQRALVDAKLAPHYELVDIPRCAAEQYPRLALGENDVSSFKRTLAWDHAAGVLWLNEAGGKACRLDGSAYRVDEQDKPGLIGASSPAIWDRFAERALS, via the coding sequence ATCTTGAACCCGCTTGATCTATCCGTGCTCGACCTTGTCCGGAACGTCAGCGAGCGCGTTATACTGCCTCGTTATCGCAATCTTGAGGACGGCGAAGTTACCGAAAAAGCGGCGGATGATTTAGTCACAGTCGTCGACCATGAAGCGGAAGACTTATTGTCGGATGGGCTGGCCCGAATCGACGCGTCTCTTGCAATAGTTGGTGAAGAAGCATCGCATGCGGATGCGACAGTGCTTGACCGACTATCGGGGGATTGCTGGATCATCGATCCGCTGGACGGGACGCACAATTTTGCACACGGAAAGCCACCCTTCGGGGTTATCATAGCGCAAAGCTCTGGCGGGCTGTGCCATTCAGGCTGGATCTATGACTGCCTGACTGGGCGGTTCTGCCACGCACACCGCGGCAACGGGGCATATGTAAACGGAGAGCAAATATATTCGCGACCAACCGGATGCGATAGACCTGTTGCGGCGATCTCTCGCATTTTTCTGACTGAGGAGCAGCGCGCGCTCGTGGATGCAAAACTCGCTCCGCACTACGAATTGGTAGACATCCCGCGCTGCGCGGCCGAACAATATCCACGTTTGGCCTTGGGCGAAAATGATGTGTCGAGTTTCAAGCGAACTCTAGCATGGGATCACGCCGCGGGCGTCCTCTGGCTAAACGAGGCAGGTGGCAAAGCTTGCAGACTGGATGGCAGCGCATACCGCGTTGATGAGCAAGATAAACCGGGCCTGATTGGTGCATCAAGCCCGGCTATCTGGGATCGGTTTGCTGAGCGAGCGCTCAGCTAA
- the secA gene encoding preprotein translocase subunit SecA, with protein sequence MFQAIAKSIFGSSNDRYVKSIGKVVNQINALEPQIQALSDDELRAQTEKFRRQLDEGQTLDDILPEAFATVREASLRVLGMRHFDVQMVGGIVLHRGEISEMKTGEGKTLVATLATYLNAIEGKGVHVVTVNDYLARRDAEWMGKLHNWLGLTVGVIVPNLSEAQRREAYNADITYSTNNELGFDYLRDNMKHSKDQMVQRPFNFAIIDEVDSILIDEARTPLIISGPTEDKSDLYVALDEVVKNVPEDWYEADEKTKNVQLTEEGTDEIEKLLIEKGLLETENLYDVENTQVVHHLDQALRANIMYKRDDNYIVKDDKVVIIDEFTGRMMDGRRWSNGLHQAVEAKEGVKIEPENQTMASITFQNYFRMYPKLSGMTGTAATEAAEFWDVYKMNVVEIPTNVPVQRVDEEDEFYKNTMDKFAAIAKAIKEKNQIGQPVLVGTVSIEKSELLSQFLEKEGVKHEVLNARQHEREAHIVAQAGRIGAVTIATNMAGRGTDIQLGGNVDFRIGDELAHLAADDPKRPMEEDRIKAEVAAEKQKVLEAGGLFVLGTERHESRRIDNQLRGRSGRQGDPGLSRFYLCLEDDLLRIFGPDTLFAKMMNSNLADGEAIGSKWLSKAIETAQKKVEARNYEARKQVVQYDDVMNDQRKVIYEQRGEIMESETVDDVVFDMRHDTINSLVGQACPPGSYPEQWDVDGLKEKVEEVFGLTPPIDDWLEEEQVEPELLEERIRAEADAMMDKKIADADPNIWRQVEKSVLLERLDFHWKEHLATLDALRQVIWMRGIAQKQPINEYKQEAFGLFETMLDTLREDITKILATAQLRVQPPEPQQLPDLPDFLTGHIDPLTGLDNSNDGDGSEDRPELFGSFAGSPRAGFGPGGRNPVNPYADQNISRNAQCPCGSGNKYKHCHGAVI encoded by the coding sequence ATGTTTCAAGCCATTGCCAAGTCTATCTTCGGCTCATCCAATGATCGTTATGTCAAGTCGATCGGCAAAGTCGTTAATCAAATCAACGCTTTAGAGCCGCAGATTCAAGCGCTGAGTGACGATGAGTTGCGCGCTCAGACAGAAAAGTTTCGTCGGCAGCTCGATGAAGGGCAGACACTGGATGATATCCTGCCCGAAGCGTTTGCTACGGTACGCGAAGCCTCGCTTCGCGTACTTGGAATGCGCCATTTCGATGTCCAGATGGTTGGCGGCATCGTGCTTCACCGCGGCGAAATTTCGGAGATGAAGACGGGTGAGGGCAAGACACTCGTGGCAACACTGGCGACCTATCTGAATGCCATTGAAGGCAAGGGCGTGCATGTCGTTACGGTCAACGACTATCTGGCTCGTCGTGATGCCGAGTGGATGGGCAAGCTACACAACTGGCTTGGTCTCACAGTGGGTGTAATTGTCCCCAATCTGAGCGAAGCGCAACGCCGCGAGGCATACAACGCCGACATTACATACAGCACGAACAACGAGCTGGGCTTCGATTATCTACGCGACAATATGAAGCACTCTAAGGATCAGATGGTCCAGCGACCCTTCAATTTCGCGATCATTGACGAGGTCGACTCCATCCTCATCGACGAGGCACGCACACCGCTGATCATCTCAGGCCCGACTGAAGATAAGTCCGACCTTTATGTCGCACTTGATGAAGTCGTGAAGAATGTGCCTGAGGATTGGTACGAGGCAGACGAAAAGACCAAGAATGTTCAGCTGACCGAAGAAGGTACTGACGAGATCGAGAAGCTCCTCATTGAGAAGGGCTTGCTTGAAACTGAGAACCTTTACGATGTTGAGAACACTCAGGTCGTGCATCACCTCGATCAGGCTTTGCGCGCGAACATCATGTACAAGCGCGACGACAACTATATCGTCAAGGATGACAAGGTTGTCATCATCGACGAGTTTACCGGCCGCATGATGGATGGTCGCCGTTGGTCTAACGGCCTGCATCAGGCGGTAGAGGCCAAGGAAGGCGTCAAGATCGAGCCTGAAAACCAGACTATGGCTTCGATCACCTTCCAGAATTACTTCCGCATGTATCCGAAACTGTCGGGTATGACCGGAACCGCTGCGACTGAGGCAGCAGAATTCTGGGACGTTTACAAGATGAACGTGGTCGAGATTCCGACCAATGTTCCCGTCCAACGCGTCGATGAAGAAGACGAGTTCTACAAGAACACGATGGACAAGTTCGCCGCGATTGCAAAGGCGATCAAAGAGAAGAATCAGATCGGTCAGCCGGTGCTGGTCGGCACAGTTTCGATCGAGAAATCAGAGTTGCTTAGCCAATTCCTCGAGAAGGAAGGCGTCAAGCACGAGGTTCTCAACGCTCGCCAGCATGAACGTGAAGCGCACATCGTGGCGCAGGCAGGCCGTATTGGGGCAGTCACGATTGCAACGAATATGGCAGGTCGCGGTACTGACATTCAATTAGGCGGGAACGTCGACTTCCGTATCGGTGACGAGCTTGCCCATCTGGCGGCAGACGACCCTAAGCGCCCGATGGAGGAAGACCGGATCAAGGCCGAAGTCGCAGCCGAGAAGCAAAAGGTCCTTGAGGCAGGCGGTCTTTTCGTTCTGGGCACGGAACGCCATGAGAGCCGCCGGATCGATAATCAGCTTCGTGGCCGTTCTGGCCGTCAGGGTGACCCGGGCCTTTCCCGCTTTTATCTCTGCCTTGAAGACGATCTGCTACGTATTTTCGGCCCGGATACCCTGTTCGCCAAGATGATGAATTCGAATCTGGCGGACGGTGAAGCGATTGGCTCCAAATGGCTCTCAAAGGCGATTGAGACCGCGCAGAAGAAGGTCGAAGCGCGTAACTATGAAGCGCGCAAGCAAGTTGTCCAGTACGACGATGTGATGAATGACCAGCGTAAGGTCATCTACGAACAGCGCGGTGAGATCATGGAGTCGGAAACGGTCGACGATGTCGTGTTTGACATGCGCCATGACACCATCAACTCGCTGGTAGGGCAAGCTTGCCCACCGGGATCATACCCTGAGCAATGGGATGTCGACGGGCTGAAAGAGAAAGTCGAAGAGGTATTTGGACTCACACCACCGATCGACGACTGGTTGGAAGAAGAGCAGGTTGAGCCTGAATTGCTGGAAGAGCGCATCCGCGCTGAAGCAGACGCCATGATGGACAAGAAGATTGCCGACGCAGACCCGAACATCTGGCGTCAGGTCGAAAAATCGGTGCTCCTTGAGAGGCTCGATTTCCACTGGAAGGAACACCTCGCCACACTGGATGCCTTGCGTCAGGTGATCTGGATGCGCGGTATCGCGCAGAAGCAACCCATCAATGAGTACAAGCAGGAGGCGTTCGGCCTGTTTGAAACAATGCTTGATACCTTGCGTGAGGACATCACCAAGATCCTGGCAACCGCGCAATTGCGCGTTCAACCACCTGAGCCGCAGCAATTGCCTGACCTCCCAGATTTCCTGACCGGACACATCGATCCACTGACCGGTCTTGACAATTCGAACGATGGTGACGGTTCCGAAGATCGGCCGGAACTGTTTGGCTCGTTTGCAGGCAGCCCGCGCGCCGGGTTTGGTCCTGGCGGCCGTAATCCTGTCAACCCCTATGCGGATCAGAACATCAGCCGGAATGCACAATGCCCCTGTGGATCAGGGAACAAGTACAAACATTGCCATGGCGCAGTGATCTGA
- the argJ gene encoding bifunctional glutamate N-acetyltransferase/amino-acid acetyltransferase ArgJ: MELERSPLALPFPEDLPEIEGVTLRVARARYKDWDRADLTYVELCEDTSVAGVFTQSACASSEVELGREQVRSGTARALVVNAGNSNAFTGYRGREAVEQIMSQVAEHLGCDSSDVFVSSTGVIGVPLPKDKARDGVEAALTAQPCSWLDAAKAICTTDTFAKAAHASAMIGGQRVELVGIIKGSGMIAPDMATMLGYIFTDAAIDAPFLQELLSGANKETFSCITVDGDTSTSDTVLAFATGMAGNPPVAGFDDAGADALNAALKDICRQLAQLVVRDGEGASKFITISVTGAATDDSAHRVALSIANSPLVKTAIAGEDANWGRVVMAVGKAGEPADRDKLSIGFGGVWAARNGLPVDGYDETPVAEHLKGQDIDVAVDLGIGDGRAKVWTCDLTHGYISINADYRS, translated from the coding sequence ATGGAACTTGAACGCTCACCACTTGCATTACCCTTCCCCGAGGACCTGCCTGAAATTGAGGGAGTGACCCTTAGGGTGGCCCGCGCCCGCTACAAGGATTGGGACCGGGCGGATCTGACATATGTCGAATTATGCGAGGATACATCAGTCGCTGGCGTTTTCACGCAAAGTGCCTGTGCATCCTCTGAAGTAGAGCTTGGCCGTGAGCAGGTCCGGTCTGGTACGGCGCGCGCGCTGGTGGTCAATGCTGGCAACTCTAATGCTTTCACCGGGTACCGCGGACGTGAAGCGGTTGAGCAGATCATGAGCCAGGTCGCAGAACACCTCGGCTGCGATAGTTCTGACGTGTTTGTGTCATCCACCGGTGTAATCGGTGTCCCCCTGCCCAAGGACAAGGCTCGCGACGGAGTCGAAGCCGCGCTCACAGCACAGCCGTGCAGCTGGCTTGATGCGGCAAAGGCCATCTGTACGACCGATACATTCGCCAAGGCTGCTCACGCTTCAGCGATGATTGGCGGCCAGCGTGTCGAGCTGGTTGGCATTATCAAGGGATCGGGCATGATTGCCCCCGATATGGCAACCATGCTGGGCTATATCTTCACCGATGCAGCGATTGATGCGCCTTTCTTGCAGGAACTGCTTAGCGGCGCGAATAAGGAAACATTCTCCTGCATAACAGTCGATGGCGACACGTCGACCAGCGATACTGTGCTGGCGTTTGCGACTGGAATGGCTGGAAATCCCCCGGTCGCGGGTTTCGATGATGCGGGCGCGGATGCCTTGAACGCTGCGCTGAAAGACATCTGCCGTCAACTTGCTCAGCTTGTGGTGCGCGACGGCGAAGGCGCAAGCAAATTCATCACAATTTCCGTGACAGGCGCAGCCACCGATGACAGCGCACATCGCGTTGCGCTTTCCATCGCCAATTCTCCGCTGGTCAAGACAGCGATTGCCGGGGAGGACGCCAACTGGGGCCGTGTAGTCATGGCGGTAGGCAAGGCAGGCGAGCCAGCTGACCGCGACAAGCTGTCGATCGGTTTTGGCGGGGTTTGGGCCGCGCGGAATGGACTACCGGTCGACGGATATGATGAAACACCGGTTGCCGAGCACCTAAAGGGGCAGGATATCGACGTTGCTGTCGATCTGGGCATTGGCGATGGGCGCGCGAAGGTCTGGACCTGCGATCTCACACATGGCTACATCTCGATCAACGCGGATTATCGATCTTGA